The Syntrophotalea acetylenivorans genome contains the following window.
AGCCAGCAGTCGTCTTCCCCAAGAACTATGTCGTATCGTCATTCTCGCCATAGCTCTCAAAACTCCCACTTGATCTGGCCGTAAAAGCCGCGGGGGACGTTGGTCCCTGCCCGGCCGAACTCCACCTGGAATTCGGGGTGCTCATCCTCGAGTAGATTTTGACCGATAAGGGCCAGTTCCAAGCCAGCTGCAGGACGCCATGCCAGACGCATGTCAAAAGTGAGGTAATCATCCACATCGGTGAAGTAGACTCTAACCTCATCGACATAGCGAAGCCACAGGTCAAGATCCCAGTGGCGGCCCAGGTCGAAAGAGGAGCGCAGCGAACACTGCTGTTGCGGGCTGGATTCCTCATAGAGCCAGCTACTGATATAGTCATTGCTGTTGCTTGCGGGACTAAGGTTCAGCTTCAGTAGACTGTAGTTGCCCTGCAAACGCCACCAGGGGCGCACACGCCAGTCAACGGCCATCTCGAAACCCCAGGCCTCCCCTTCCAGCTTGTTTTCCTCTTCAAGGGTAAATATTAAATGGTTGATTGGCGTAGGGGCAAAGACCGGGGGAAGAGTCTCGGCCGACCGGTGATCCCGGTAACGGGTGTAGAACAGTGCCGTGTCGAGGCTGAACCCGGCCCCTGGCATGAAACGGTAGCCCAGTTCGTAAGAGAGGCTCTTTTCCGAGTCGAAGTCCTTGCTGCCGGCGATTACTACCTTGATGGGCAAAGGACTGGGAAAAAACAGGTTGGGCTGCAACACGGTGTACAGAACATCACCGCTATGTTCCATACGGGAGGGGGTGCGCACCGCGCGGGAGACGGCTCCCCACAGGGTATGCTGTTTGCTCGGGGTCCAGACCAGGCGGGCGTTCGGCTGGATTTCAACGCCGGTATAGTCGTTGTGCTCGAACTTGGAGCCGAGTAGCAGGCGCAGTTTGTCGGGTACCAGCGAAATTTCATCCTGCACGAAGAAGCTAAACAGTTGATCGTTAGCGGAATTGTCGTTGAAGGTGACCAGATCGCCATCTTCAACCTCATCCCGGATCAGGCGATAACCCAGCCCCCAGAGCAACTCCTGACGTTGGCCAAGGAAGAAACGGTGCTGAAAGTCCACATCGAATACGTCCCACTCGATTTTTCCGAGAGCCTGCTCATCGCGATAGCTGCGATCGTAGTAGGCCTGCAGAGCCAGATCGCCGCCGTCGGCCAGTTGACGCTGCCAGTGGGCCAGCACAAAGCCGCCGGCGTAGGGAGTATCGGAGACGACGCGCTGGTTGTAGGAAACGTCCGGATCCAGGGGCCAGAGCTGATCCATTTGCCCATCGGTGCCGCTGTAGATCTCACCCTGTAGGGTAAAATCGTCCCGATTCCCCACAGCGCCATCCAGTCGGAATCCTCCGCGAAAGGCGTTCCAGTCATCGTGGGCCTCACCTGGACCCAGGATGCCGTAATCCCTTTTATGCAGAGATCCGCGGTTGAAATACTTGACGAAGGTCCGGTAATCGGCGCGTTCACTTAGCTTGCCGCCGTATCGCAGGGCGGCAAAGCCCTCTTCCTCGGTCCCGAAACCGACCTTGACCAGGGTTCCTTGTGTATCCCTGGCTCTCTTGGTGATGATATTGATCACGCCGTTGACCGCGTTGGCCCCCCACAGGGTGCCGCCGGGACCGCGCACTACTTCGATGCGCTCGATGTCGTCGAGCAGGGTATCCTGCATGTCCCAGTGCACGTTGGAAAAGGGCGGCGAATAGACGCTGCGACCGTCGATCAGCACCTGCAACTTGTTGAGGAAGCGGCCGTTGAAGCCACGACTGGCCACGGCCCAGCTGCTGCCATCGATGCGAGCGACACTGAGCCCCGGTGCCAGGCGCAGAGCTTCGGGGATGCTGGTGACGCCTGAGCGGCGAATGTCCTCCTGGTGAATAACGTACACTGCTGCTGGCGCCTCGCTGACCTTTTGCAGCTTACGCCCAACAGAGGTAACTTCCACCTCCATCAGTTCTTCCAGACTGAGGTTCATCAGATCGCTGCCGGACAAGGCCTGAACAGTACCCGGCAGCAGAAATAAACAGCCGAGAAAAACGATCAGTATAGACAGAGGTCGAATCAAAGTGTTCTCCATCCCAAACCACAAGAGGTAAAAACCAGAGTCATGGAAATTATGCGCTTTAAGTAAATCGCAAAAACCATACCTGTTCTGGACAAAAATTGGGCACAATCCAATACGCGCCCTTCCAAAAGGGATTGCAAAATCCACCCACGAAACCAGAAACCCTTCTATTTCTAAACAATTTGTTACAAACACGCCTTAAGACAGGTCAGAAAAAGAAGCTTATTAATGGCCCAAAAAAGGTTTTTCCTATAGAAAACCCAGGAAATTTTCCGCATCCACCACCCAAGGCCTCGTGGCGTGCCACAAAGGTGTGGCACCGAATCTGGGGCATGCCACACCTTTGCCACATCTTCAAGCCTGTTTGAAACATTCGAAAAAACAGCGGCCTGCGCAATGCGCAGGCCGCTGTTTTCCTTCTTATTCTTATCTTTGCTGGCAACATAAAAGGGGCCAGTTATCTCAAAAATATCTTTAATTCAGTTTTTTGTTTCTGAGGACTCCCGCCTCAAGAGAGTCAGGGCCTCTTCTCGCATCCGTACCTTTTGCAACTTGCCGCTGCCGGTCATGGGAAAACACTCCACCAACCGGATGTAACGAGGCACCTTGAAATGAGCCAGGCCGGTCTTGCACCAGGTTCGCAACTCATCTTCACTGCTGCTGCCTCCTTCCTTAAGCCGAACCCAGGCCATGATCTCCTCGCCATAAAATTCATCAGGCACGCCGAACACCGCCACTTCGGCAACCGCCGGATGAGCGAGCAGGCGCTGCTCGATCTGCCAGGGGGAGATATTCTCCCCGCCGCGGATGATAATCTCCTTGCGGCGACCGGTGATACGCACATAGCCATTTTCGTCCATGGCGCCAAGGTCGCCGGAATGGAGCCACCGGTCACTATCGATGGCCTCAGCAGTGGCCTTCGGTTCACCATAATAGCCACCCTTGGCGATATGATAACCCCGGAAACAGATTTCCCCAACCTCGCCCACCGGCTGGGTGCGACCGCTGTCCGGATCGATAATCTTGACTTCCTGGTGGGGTAGATTGCGGCCGACGGTTTCGACGCGCACCGACAGGGGGTCTTCCACAGCCGTCAGGTGAGTGATGGGCGAGGCCTCGGTCATGCCGTAGCCGATGAGAATCTCAGGACAATGCATCTGTGCCATAACCCGCCGCACCAGCTCCGGCGGGCAGGGTGCTCCGCCCATGATACCGGTGCGCAGGCTGGTCAAATCGAATTCGTTAAACCGGGAATGTTCCAATTCGGCAACAAACATGGTCGGCACGCCATAGATGGCAGTACAAGACTCTTCCTGCACCGTTTGCAAAGCTGCCAAAGGGTCAAAGTATTCCCCAGGCAGGACGATGCAGGCGCCCACCGAAAGACTGAGCAGGTTGGCCAGCACCATGCCGAAGCAATGGTAGAAAGGTACCGGCGTGCAAAGGCGGTCGTGCTCGCTGAAATGCATGCGTTGTGCTGAGAACCAGGCGTTATTGAGCAGATTATGATGAGAGAGGACCGCGGTCTTGGGAAAACCTCGGCTGCCTGAAGTATAGAGCAGTGCGATGGCATCGTCTCGATCAAGATCCGCAGTCGATGCTTCGAGTTGCTCTTGTGTTATCGATTCAGCCGCTTGCAGCACTTCCTGCCAAACGGTCAGACCCCTTAAGGGCCGGAAAGTGTTTTCGGCATCTATAGGGTCAAACAGCACCACCCGCCGCAAAAGGGGGAAGGCTTCGCAGGTAAGCTGTCGGCAATCACCTTCGAGCTCTGGTATTAGCTCTTGGAGCATGGCCAGATAATCACTGGAACGAAAAACAGGGATGGTAAACAGGCCGTGAAGCTCTGAACGATCCAGAGCATGAGCCAGCTCCTGCCGGCGATAGCCGGGATTGATCGCTACCAGAGCCACCCCGATACGGGCCGCGGCCAACTGCAACAACAACCACTCGGCCTGATTAGTGGCCCAAATGCCGATCCGTTCTCCCCGCACAAATCCGAGGCCGAGCAGGCCCCGGGCCAGCCGGTCAACCGACTCCTCCAGTTGCCTATAGGTCATGCGTCTTTGCTGATGGCGTGAGACGAAGGCCTCCCGGAAAGGGAAACGCCTTGCTATAGATGCAAAATGCTGCGGAATGGTAGCCCCCAGCAAAGGCGAAGACGATCCCATATGGTAGTAGCTCTGTCCCATACACTGGCCTCCCATAGGTTACGCATGCCGTTTATGACAATACTCGCTTTATCTGCTTGGCCGTTCCTTAGAATCACCACCCAGCTAACGCCGCCCCATGATTTTAAAACCTTGCCAATTTCCCACCCGGTTCAGTATATCGACCACCGCCGAGTGGCCATGGCCTTACGTAAGCGTTCCACAGCTAGATCTTCCGCCGCCTGCCGAAGAGTCTGATTCTTTCGCTCGGCCGTCTCGACAATATTGCGGGTATTGGCGCGAATACGCTCCTTGATCGACTGAAATGCTTGACTGCGGCCGGCCCCCTGCAACTCCATGGAGGCGCAGATCACCCCACCGGCATTAACGATAAAATCGGGCAAACAAATTACTTTGCGGTGGTGCAGGTATTCCTCTGCTCCCAGGGTAAATGGAATATTCGCCCCTTGTGCCACCAGTCGGGTCCGTAACCGATGAACGTTGTGTTCATCAAGCACATCAGGCCGAGCCGCTGGAATCCAGATATCACTGTCGATGTCGATCACCGCATCCCGGTCAAGTTTTTGCCCGATATCACCATCACTAAGCCCCCGCCCGGATTCCTTGAGAGCGATAAGTTCGGCTACCGGCAAACCGGCCGGATCGTAGACGGCGCCTCGAGAATCGGCAGCAGCAGCAAGCACCGCACCTCGATCTGACAGCATACGGGCAGCATGACGTCCTACTGCGCCGAAGCCCTGAACCACCACCCGGGCACCTTTGAGATCGAGTCGCATGGATTCTGCGGCAACCTCAATTGCCTGAACCAGACCATAGGCCGTAGCGCCGAACTCGTCCAACGGCAATCCGCCAAGTTCATTCGGCAGCCCGACGGCTCGACCAATCTCATCATGAATCCAAGCCATACAAGACTCATCGGTTCCCATATCAGGGCCGAAGATATAATCCCGGCAATCACGCAAGGCACATGCCATGGCCCGAATCAAACATTCCTTTTGAACGATGGCCATTTTCGGATCCCCGAACAACACCGACTTACCGCCCCCATGGGGCAAGCCGGCTGCAGCATTCTTCAGGCTCATGGCCCGGGCCAACCGGAAACACTCTTCGAGACTGACATCGGGCGCCATGCGCATGCCCCCGATGGCCGGGCCGGCAGCGACGTTGTCGACCACCAGGATACCCTTCAAGCCTATGCTCGGTTCATAAACGTGGACGATTTTGGCCGGACCGAATTCATCCGCCAGTGCGAAGACTTCTGTCATGCCACACCTCCTTTCCGAACCGAAAAACCAAAATGGTTTAGAACGAGCCTCTCCCTCAATTCTGGCCGCCGCCAGAAGAAAGTCAACTGCCGGGAGTACGGATGTCAGATTGAAATTGGAAATAAAAGGAAAGATTATGAAAAAGGGGCTGGATGAAGCTGTAGAGGACTACTACTTGGGACCTCGGGCGCGCCAAAGCCACCAACCAGATAAAACCAGCAGCACAGCGGGGAGCAAATCACCGTAGCGGGTATAAAAACTCGGGCGGGCGCCGAGACCGACCTCTCCTCTGAGAGCCAATCGCTCAAAGAGTGGTGACTGGGTAGTGATACGCCCAGAGGGGGAGATCAATGCAGAGATACCGGTATTCGCGGCCCGTGCCAGCCATACGCGGTTTTCCACGGCGCGAAAGCGGCACATGGCCAAGTGCTGATAGGGGGCCGAGGAACGGCCGAACCAGGCATCGTTAGTGATATTAACCAACAAGTCGCTACCCCGGCGCACGTATTCGCGAGCCAGCTCGGGAAAGATCCCTTCAAAACAGACCAATACGCCAAGATGGTGACCGTTCATGGGCAGAGGGCTGATGGTGCCAGGGGCGAAATCGCCGATCCCCACCACCAGCTTATCAATAAAGGGCAAAAAGCGGCCTAGTGGCACATACTCGCCAAAGGGCACAAGATGAACTTTGTCGCTGCGGCCAAGCACCCCGCCGTCAGGACCCAGGAGAAACGCACTGTTCAGGTTTCGGGGTCGGCGGTTAATCACTTCGAAGGCCGGGCTGCCGAACAACAGATAAGCGCTGCTGGCGCGAGGTACATCGGTCACCGCCGCCGACAAGGGGCCGCCCTGCTGAAAGTAGAAGGGCATGGCGCTTTCCGGCCAGATAATCAGCTCAGAATCATCGCCATCCTCTGCAGGCAAGGACAATTGGCGATAGATATCGACGGTGCGTTGCTGATAGGCCGGGTTCCATTTCACCGACTGATCGATGCAGCCCTGAGCCAGCACCGTGGTCAGGGTGTGCTCCCGCTCGTCGGGCTGGCTGGCCAGCCGGAGAGTGCCGTAGCCAAGGTTTGCCAAAAACAGCAGCGCCGTCGCTGTCACTGCAATGCGGGGAAAGTCCCTCCGAACCCCCTGGCCCCGTGCCTGCCAGAGAGCCGCGAGAGTGGCATTGCTCAAGATCAGCAAAAAACTCAAGCCATAGGGGCCGCATAAATCAGCGGATTGAATCAACAGTAAATGGGATTGCTGGGAATATCCGAGGGTCGCCCAGGGAAAACCACTGAGCAGAAACGAACGCAGAAACTCAAGGGCAACCCAGAATACAGGCAGTGTCAGGGTTGGTGCCAGACCGAGCCGTTGCCGAAAACGGCTGGCAGCCCAGGTTGCACCACCAAAAAAGAGTGCCAGATAGGCAACGAGCAGCAGATAGGCCACCACCGACAACACCGGATGCAGGCGGCCGTAGGTGGTCATGACGATATTGAGCCAATAGAGTACGAGACCGAAAAAACCAATCCCGGCCAAAAATCCGCTGCGAAAGGGACGCCGCTCCATGACCACAAACAGTGGAACCAAACCGAACCAGGCGACGCTGGCCAGGTCGGGGCGGGGGAAAGAGAAGGCCAGCAACAAGCCGGCAAACAGTGACCAACAATCGGTCTTATCGATCGGCAGGCGCCTCAAGACCCTCAACATCAGGATTCCATCTCTTCATTTTCCGACAGATGTCTAACGCGCACTTTGCGCAAGGTGCGCTCATCGCATTCCACAACGGTGACCGCCAAGCCGTTGGCAATCAACTGTTCATTCTGCAACGGTACCCGGCCAAGCAAATCGACCAGCCAGCCTCCCACAGTGTCAAATCGCTCTCTGGGGATCGAAACTTCAAAGTGGGCCGCAAAGTCCTCGATGTTCAACCGGCAGTCGACCAAGGCCCAGCCTTCTTCTTCCGCGGTTATCCATTCCTCTTCCAAATCGTATTCGTCCTTAATATCCCCAACGATCTCTTCCAACAGGTCTTCAATGGTTACCAATCCGGATGTGCCGCCATATTCGTCGATGGCGATGGCCATATGCACACGGCGGGTGCGAAACTCTTTAAGTAATTCCTCAATTTTTTTGGTTTCAGGAACAAAAAATGGAGTGCGTATCACAGATTGGACCCGCACCTCTTCATCAGTGACTCCCCAGTATTTAAGCAAGTCCTTGGCATAGACCAACCCGACGATGCGATCGGTGGTTCCTTGATAGATAGGAATCCGAGAATGCCCCGAAGCGATGATCGCCTCAAGCAGTTCGGAAACCGTCGTTTCAGTACTGCAACAGACCATATCCGTGCGCGGGACCATGATTTCACGCACCATGGTTTCGCCGAATTCGAAGATGGAATGAAGCATTTCACCTTCGTCTTCATTAATAATGCCTTCCAATTCGGAAGCATTGATGACCTCTTGCAACTCTTCCTCGGAACGCACCCGCGGCCTGCCGAACAAAAGGCGCCTCAGGAGGTTCAATTTCGAAAACGCGATATCGCCGGAACTGTCACTGTCCAACTATTGTTCTCCTTTTCGTACTGAAAGAAACCCACACCTGCGGCCATTGCAAAGCGGATCAGCTGAAAAACAGGTAGAGCAGAGCAGTCGTTACCACACCGATCAAAGCCCCCACCAGCACCTCTATGAAACTATGAATCTTCAGGAAAACCCGGCTCTGGCTGAGCATTACTGCCATGGCCAACACCAGTAAACTAAGCAGGTAGCCTGCTCCGGACATAATGGCCGATGTCGCAACGGAAAATGAGAAAGCGGCATGGCCGCTGGGCATGCCGCCGTGTAAAGGACTGCCCTGGGGGCTACGGGTTTTGATCAACACGACCAGAATGGTTACCACCAGCACCGAAACGACGGCCAGATTCCCGGGCGGACGGGCCAACAGGGGAACGCCCTCCCCTTCAAGGGGAAAGAAATAATTGGACAGAGCCAGGTAGCCCATAACCGCAGCGCCTATACAGGCCATAAGAACCGCCCCGGCAGCAACATCCTTGGCCCGCCGGGCCATGGGATGGTACTCGGGAGAAATCATATCCACTACCACCTCAATAGCGGTATTAAGAAGTTCGGCAAAGAACACCAACACCATGCCGAACACCAGCAGAATAAATTCAAGGGAGGATACACGAAATAACAGGGCGGCCACCAACACCGCCACCGCAACCAACAGGTGATAACGCAAATGGCGCTGGGTGCGGGCCGTCCAGAGAATACCTTCGATGGCACAGTTGAAACTGGCCCAAAGTCCGGTCGGCTTCATGAGCAACCTCAGAGGGTAGGTAGAAATTCGGCCTGGATAGAAGCGAACAGAGTTCGCTCCTTTTCCTCCATGCAGCGAGCATCTTCTTCGCTTCCCCGTTCATGGTCATAACCGAACAAATGTAAAATTCCGTGC
Protein-coding sequences here:
- a CDS encoding TonB-dependent receptor plug domain-containing protein, whose protein sequence is MIRPLSILIVFLGCLFLLPGTVQALSGSDLMNLSLEELMEVEVTSVGRKLQKVSEAPAAVYVIHQEDIRRSGVTSIPEALRLAPGLSVARIDGSSWAVASRGFNGRFLNKLQVLIDGRSVYSPPFSNVHWDMQDTLLDDIERIEVVRGPGGTLWGANAVNGVINIITKRARDTQGTLVKVGFGTEEEGFAALRYGGKLSERADYRTFVKYFNRGSLHKRDYGILGPGEAHDDWNAFRGGFRLDGAVGNRDDFTLQGEIYSGTDGQMDQLWPLDPDVSYNQRVVSDTPYAGGFVLAHWQRQLADGGDLALQAYYDRSYRDEQALGKIEWDVFDVDFQHRFFLGQRQELLWGLGYRLIRDEVEDGDLVTFNDNSANDQLFSFFVQDEISLVPDKLRLLLGSKFEHNDYTGVEIQPNARLVWTPSKQHTLWGAVSRAVRTPSRMEHSGDVLYTVLQPNLFFPSPLPIKVVIAGSKDFDSEKSLSYELGYRFMPGAGFSLDTALFYTRYRDHRSAETLPPVFAPTPINHLIFTLEEENKLEGEAWGFEMAVDWRVRPWWRLQGNYSLLKLNLSPASNSNDYISSWLYEESSPQQQCSLRSSFDLGRHWDLDLWLRYVDEVRVYFTDVDDYLTFDMRLAWRPAAGLELALIGQNLLEDEHPEFQVEFGRAGTNVPRGFYGQIKWEF
- a CDS encoding fatty acid CoA ligase family protein, encoding MGGQCMGQSYYHMGSSSPLLGATIPQHFASIARRFPFREAFVSRHQQRRMTYRQLEESVDRLARGLLGLGFVRGERIGIWATNQAEWLLLQLAAARIGVALVAINPGYRRQELAHALDRSELHGLFTIPVFRSSDYLAMLQELIPELEGDCRQLTCEAFPLLRRVVLFDPIDAENTFRPLRGLTVWQEVLQAAESITQEQLEASTADLDRDDAIALLYTSGSRGFPKTAVLSHHNLLNNAWFSAQRMHFSEHDRLCTPVPFYHCFGMVLANLLSLSVGACIVLPGEYFDPLAALQTVQEESCTAIYGVPTMFVAELEHSRFNEFDLTSLRTGIMGGAPCPPELVRRVMAQMHCPEILIGYGMTEASPITHLTAVEDPLSVRVETVGRNLPHQEVKIIDPDSGRTQPVGEVGEICFRGYHIAKGGYYGEPKATAEAIDSDRWLHSGDLGAMDENGYVRITGRRKEIIIRGGENISPWQIEQRLLAHPAVAEVAVFGVPDEFYGEEIMAWVRLKEGGSSSEDELRTWCKTGLAHFKVPRYIRLVECFPMTGSGKLQKVRMREEALTLLRRESSETKN
- a CDS encoding Glu/Leu/Phe/Val family dehydrogenase, with protein sequence MTEVFALADEFGPAKIVHVYEPSIGLKGILVVDNVAAGPAIGGMRMAPDVSLEECFRLARAMSLKNAAAGLPHGGGKSVLFGDPKMAIVQKECLIRAMACALRDCRDYIFGPDMGTDESCMAWIHDEIGRAVGLPNELGGLPLDEFGATAYGLVQAIEVAAESMRLDLKGARVVVQGFGAVGRHAARMLSDRGAVLAAAADSRGAVYDPAGLPVAELIALKESGRGLSDGDIGQKLDRDAVIDIDSDIWIPAARPDVLDEHNVHRLRTRLVAQGANIPFTLGAEEYLHHRKVICLPDFIVNAGGVICASMELQGAGRSQAFQSIKERIRANTRNIVETAERKNQTLRQAAEDLAVERLRKAMATRRWSIY
- the lnt gene encoding apolipoprotein N-acyltransferase codes for the protein MLRVLRRLPIDKTDCWSLFAGLLLAFSFPRPDLASVAWFGLVPLFVVMERRPFRSGFLAGIGFFGLVLYWLNIVMTTYGRLHPVLSVVAYLLLVAYLALFFGGATWAASRFRQRLGLAPTLTLPVFWVALEFLRSFLLSGFPWATLGYSQQSHLLLIQSADLCGPYGLSFLLILSNATLAALWQARGQGVRRDFPRIAVTATALLFLANLGYGTLRLASQPDEREHTLTTVLAQGCIDQSVKWNPAYQQRTVDIYRQLSLPAEDGDDSELIIWPESAMPFYFQQGGPLSAAVTDVPRASSAYLLFGSPAFEVINRRPRNLNSAFLLGPDGGVLGRSDKVHLVPFGEYVPLGRFLPFIDKLVVGIGDFAPGTISPLPMNGHHLGVLVCFEGIFPELAREYVRRGSDLLVNITNDAWFGRSSAPYQHLAMCRFRAVENRVWLARAANTGISALISPSGRITTQSPLFERLALRGEVGLGARPSFYTRYGDLLPAVLLVLSGWWLWRARGPK
- a CDS encoding hemolysin family protein, with the translated sequence MFGRPRVRSEEELQEVINASELEGIINEDEGEMLHSIFEFGETMVREIMVPRTDMVCCSTETTVSELLEAIIASGHSRIPIYQGTTDRIVGLVYAKDLLKYWGVTDEEVRVQSVIRTPFFVPETKKIEELLKEFRTRRVHMAIAIDEYGGTSGLVTIEDLLEEIVGDIKDEYDLEEEWITAEEEGWALVDCRLNIEDFAAHFEVSIPRERFDTVGGWLVDLLGRVPLQNEQLIANGLAVTVVECDERTLRKVRVRHLSENEEMES
- a CDS encoding diacylglycerol kinase, with protein sequence MKPTGLWASFNCAIEGILWTARTQRHLRYHLLVAVAVLVAALLFRVSSLEFILLVFGMVLVFFAELLNTAIEVVVDMISPEYHPMARRAKDVAAGAVLMACIGAAVMGYLALSNYFFPLEGEGVPLLARPPGNLAVVSVLVVTILVVLIKTRSPQGSPLHGGMPSGHAAFSFSVATSAIMSGAGYLLSLLVLAMAVMLSQSRVFLKIHSFIEVLVGALIGVVTTALLYLFFS